One genomic window of Brevundimonas vesicularis includes the following:
- a CDS encoding glutathione S-transferase family protein yields MISPPFSLLRGATMLTLYTATGSCSRASHIALEESGLAYEVRLIDFGKAEQREPAYLAINPKGRVPALATDQGVLTESPAILAHIAALSPPGLLAPTDPFAFARMQSFNLYLATTVHVAHAHGRRAARWSDDAAAQTSMAAKVTQNMRDSFALIEADLAGEWAMGDAYTVADPYLFTFAGWLESDGVDIAEFPRVQAHFDRMKARPAVQRALAAKA; encoded by the coding sequence ATGATCTCGCCGCCTTTTTCTTTGCTGCGAGGCGCGACCATGCTGACCCTCTACACCGCGACCGGATCCTGCAGCCGGGCCAGCCATATCGCGCTGGAGGAGTCGGGGCTGGCCTATGAGGTTCGTCTGATCGACTTCGGCAAGGCCGAGCAACGTGAGCCGGCTTATCTGGCGATCAATCCCAAGGGGCGCGTTCCTGCGCTCGCGACCGATCAGGGCGTCCTGACCGAGAGCCCGGCCATTCTGGCGCACATCGCCGCCCTGTCGCCGCCCGGCCTGTTGGCGCCGACCGATCCCTTCGCCTTTGCGCGGATGCAGTCATTCAACCTCTATCTGGCCACCACCGTCCACGTCGCCCACGCCCACGGTCGCCGCGCCGCGCGCTGGAGTGACGATGCCGCCGCCCAGACGTCGATGGCGGCCAAGGTCACGCAGAACATGCGCGACAGCTTTGCTTTGATCGAGGCGGATCTGGCCGGCGAATGGGCGATGGGCGACGCCTATACGGTCGCGGACCCCTATCTGTTCACCTTCGCCGGCTGGCTGGAAAGCGACGGCGTGGACATCGCCGAGTTTCCGCGCGTCCAGGCGCATTTCGACCGCATGAAGGCGCGTCCGGCGGTCCAGCGCGCCCTGGCCGCCAAGGCGTAA
- the sucD gene encoding succinate--CoA ligase subunit alpha translates to MSILVDKNTKIIVQGLTGKTGGFHTEQALAYHGTQMVAGVHPSKGGTNWTGSHGETLPIYASVAEARDATGADASVIYVPPSGAAAAIIEAIDAEIPFITCITEGIPVMDMVKVKRRLEGSKSRLLGPNCPGILTPDECKIGIMPGNIFKKGSVGIVSRSGTLTYEAVFQTTNEGLGQTTAVGIGGDPVKGTEFIDVLELFLADEETTSIIMIGEIGGGAEEDAAQFLIDEAKKGRKKPMAGFIAGRTAPKGRTMGHAGAVVSGGKGDAESKIAAMEAAGIRMSESPARLGKTLVEVLKG, encoded by the coding sequence ATGTCCATCCTCGTCGACAAGAACACCAAGATCATCGTCCAGGGCCTGACCGGCAAGACCGGCGGCTTCCACACCGAACAGGCCCTGGCCTATCACGGCACCCAGATGGTCGCCGGCGTGCACCCCTCCAAGGGCGGCACGAACTGGACCGGCTCGCACGGCGAAACCCTGCCGATCTACGCCTCGGTCGCCGAAGCCCGCGACGCCACGGGCGCCGACGCCTCGGTGATCTATGTCCCGCCGTCGGGCGCGGCCGCTGCGATCATCGAAGCCATCGACGCCGAAATCCCGTTCATCACCTGCATCACCGAGGGCATCCCGGTGATGGACATGGTCAAGGTCAAGCGTCGCCTGGAAGGCTCCAAGTCGCGCCTGCTGGGCCCGAACTGCCCCGGCATCCTGACGCCGGACGAGTGCAAGATCGGCATCATGCCGGGCAATATCTTCAAGAAGGGCTCGGTCGGCATCGTGTCGCGTTCGGGCACCCTGACCTATGAAGCCGTGTTCCAGACCACCAACGAAGGCCTGGGCCAGACCACGGCCGTCGGCATCGGCGGCGACCCGGTCAAGGGCACAGAGTTCATCGACGTGCTGGAGCTGTTCCTGGCCGACGAGGAAACCACCTCGATCATCATGATCGGCGAAATCGGCGGCGGCGCGGAAGAAGACGCCGCCCAGTTCCTGATCGACGAAGCCAAGAAAGGCCGCAAGAAGCCGATGGCCGGCTTCATCGCGGGCCGTACCGCTCCGAAGGGCCGCACCATGGGCCACGCCGGCGCCGTCGTCTCGGGCGGCAAGGGCGATGCGGAATCCAAGATCGCGGCGATGGAAGCCGCCGGCATCCGCATGTCGGAATCGCCCGCGCGCCTCGGCAAGACCCTTGTCGAAGTCCTGAAGGGTTGA
- a CDS encoding PIN domain-containing protein, producing MIANSDVFLDTNILLYAALGQEHAGHRWERAREIALTEDYCTSGQVLTEFYNVSTRKGAPPLTSDEAREWIRVIALKPCQPVTPEVVVAGIANARRYQLSYWDGAIIAAAERLGAKVLYSEDLCHGQTYGSVRVENPFLPA from the coding sequence TTGATCGCTAATTCCGATGTCTTTCTCGACACCAACATCCTGCTCTACGCCGCCTTGGGGCAGGAGCATGCGGGTCATCGTTGGGAGCGGGCGCGTGAGATCGCGCTGACCGAGGACTATTGCACCTCGGGCCAGGTGTTGACCGAATTCTACAATGTCTCGACCCGAAAGGGCGCGCCGCCGTTGACGTCCGACGAGGCGCGCGAGTGGATTCGGGTCATCGCCTTGAAGCCTTGCCAGCCGGTCACGCCCGAAGTGGTCGTCGCCGGCATCGCCAACGCGCGTCGCTACCAACTGTCCTATTGGGACGGCGCGATCATCGCCGCAGCCGAGCGCCTGGGCGCCAAGGTGCTTTATTCCGAAGACCTCTGTCACGGGCAGACCTATGGGTCGGTCCGCGTCGAAAACCCTTTCCTTCCCGCCTAA
- the prfA gene encoding peptide chain release factor 1, producing MRLPQARLDQVLDRFHEVEARMGSATDGAEIVRLSKEHAELKPVVDAVQGLARARAEMADLEAMTADPEMAAMAEEELRALTDRLPELEREVALLLAPRDADENASAVLEVRAGTGGDEAALFAGDLFRMYSRYASTRGWRIELDSATEGDAGGYKEIIATVTGEGVFGRLKFESGVHRVQRVPTTESQGRIHTSAATVAVLPEVEDVEIEIHDKDIRIDTFRASGSGGQHVNTTDSAVRITHLPTGIMVTSSEKSQHVNRDKAMKNLRVRLYDMQRQAKDLARSDSRKSQVGSGDRSERIRTYNYPQGRVSDHRINLTLHSLPQIMEGDIDPLLNALIAEDQAARLADLEAEFG from the coding sequence TTGCGACTGCCCCAGGCCCGTCTCGATCAGGTGCTCGACCGTTTCCACGAGGTGGAGGCGCGCATGGGTTCGGCGACCGACGGCGCCGAGATCGTGCGGCTGTCCAAGGAGCACGCCGAGCTGAAGCCCGTCGTCGATGCGGTTCAGGGCCTGGCGCGGGCGCGCGCCGAGATGGCGGACCTGGAGGCCATGACGGCCGATCCGGAAATGGCGGCGATGGCCGAGGAGGAGCTGCGAGCGCTGACCGACAGGCTGCCCGAGTTGGAACGCGAGGTCGCGCTGCTTCTGGCCCCGCGTGACGCCGACGAGAACGCCTCGGCCGTGCTGGAAGTGCGCGCCGGCACCGGCGGGGACGAGGCGGCCCTGTTCGCGGGCGACCTGTTCCGCATGTATTCGCGCTACGCCTCCACGCGCGGCTGGCGGATCGAGCTGGACTCGGCGACCGAGGGCGACGCCGGCGGCTATAAGGAAATCATCGCCACGGTGACCGGCGAAGGCGTGTTCGGCCGGCTGAAGTTCGAGAGCGGCGTTCATCGGGTGCAGCGCGTGCCGACGACCGAGTCGCAGGGGCGCATCCACACCTCTGCGGCGACGGTGGCGGTCCTGCCCGAGGTCGAGGACGTCGAGATCGAAATCCACGACAAGGACATCCGCATCGACACCTTCCGCGCGTCGGGCTCGGGCGGTCAGCACGTCAATACGACCGATTCCGCCGTGCGCATCACCCACCTGCCCACCGGCATCATGGTGACGTCGTCGGAGAAGTCCCAGCACGTCAATCGCGACAAGGCGATGAAGAACCTGCGCGTGCGCCTGTACGACATGCAGCGCCAAGCCAAGGATCTGGCCCGCTCGGACAGCCGCAAGTCCCAGGTCGGGTCGGGCGACCGGTCCGAGCGGATCCGCACCTACAACTATCCGCAAGGGCGCGTCAGCGATCACCGCATCAACCTGACCCTGCACAGCCTGCCCCAGATCATGGAAGGCGACATCGATCCGCTGCTGAACGCCCTGATCGCCGAGGATCAAGCGGCGCGCCTAGCCGATCTGGAAGCCGAGTTCGGCTGA
- a CDS encoding 2-oxoglutarate dehydrogenase E1 component, translated as MADDAGRLNQVFAETSFLYGSNAAYVEELQEKWAKDPGSVSAEWKAFFDQLRDNAALVTASAGAGSWGRGVATEPTEETGVFDGRWPAPKPDPKKPGAAPAAAPKAASADVSADAIRAAAHDSIRALMLIRSYRVRGHLQAKLDPLGIEQPVENPELTPEFYGFTGADLDRPIFLDGVLGLQTGTIREVLEILKRTYCGTVGIQFMHIAEPEEKSWLQQRFEGADKFEQNAFSKEGKLAILSKLVEAEGFERFLHKRFPGTKRFGLDGGEAMVPALEQVIKRGGSLGVDEVVLGMAHRGRLNVLAAVMGKPYKVIFHEFQGGSAVPSDIEGSGDVKYHMGASSNREFDGNHVHLSLTANPSHLEIVNPVVLGKARAKQAFDIREANEGVPEGQWALDRSKVVPLLIHGDAAFAGQGVVAECFALMGLKGYRTGGTLHFVINNQIGFTTSPRNSRSSPYPSDVALMVQAPIFHVNGDDPEAVVFASKVATEYRQKFHKDVVVDMFCYRRFGHNEGDDPTFTQPLMYSKIRAQPSTRELYSQRLVAEGVISQAEVDAEVERFEKFLDEQFEAGKTWSAEKADWLDGQWQGFQSPKDELRGDTAVPLAKLTDLGHRLTTIPNSVDMHKTLKRVIDGRREAITSGQGLDWATAESLAFASLVDEGFPIRLSGQDSVRGTFSQRHSGIIDQTTEERYIPLNNLREGQANFEVIDSALSEEAVLGFEYGYSLADPNTLVMWEAQFGDFVNGAQVVIDQFISSGERKWLRMSGLTMLLPHGYEGQGPEHSSARLERFLQACAEDNMQVANCTTPANYFHILRRQMHRPFRKPLILMTPKSLLRHKKAVSSLADLAEGSSFHRVLHDDAQTRPEIAGITIKADKDIRRVILCSGKVYYDLLDAREKKAKDGQAVDDVYILRLEQFYPWPIQSLRKELARFPNAELVWCQEEPKNMGGWTFVDPWLELTLDKLDVKAKRARYVGRPGSASTAAGLMSRHLKELEAFTTEAFA; from the coding sequence ATGGCGGACGATGCCGGTCGGCTGAACCAGGTCTTTGCCGAGACCTCATTCCTCTACGGGTCCAATGCGGCCTATGTTGAGGAGCTTCAGGAGAAGTGGGCGAAAGACCCCGGCTCCGTTTCCGCCGAATGGAAAGCCTTCTTCGACCAACTGCGCGACAACGCCGCCCTGGTGACCGCCTCGGCCGGAGCCGGGAGCTGGGGTCGCGGCGTGGCGACCGAACCGACGGAGGAGACCGGCGTCTTCGACGGCCGTTGGCCGGCGCCTAAGCCCGATCCCAAAAAGCCTGGCGCTGCGCCGGCTGCTGCGCCCAAGGCCGCGTCCGCCGACGTCTCGGCCGATGCGATCCGCGCCGCCGCCCACGATTCCATCCGCGCCCTGATGCTGATCCGCAGCTATCGCGTGCGGGGTCACCTGCAGGCCAAGTTGGACCCGCTGGGCATCGAACAGCCGGTCGAGAACCCCGAGCTGACGCCGGAATTCTACGGCTTCACCGGCGCCGATCTGGACCGCCCGATCTTCCTGGACGGCGTCCTGGGTCTTCAGACCGGCACGATCCGCGAAGTGCTGGAGATCCTGAAGCGCACCTACTGCGGCACGGTCGGCATCCAGTTCATGCATATCGCCGAGCCGGAAGAGAAATCCTGGCTGCAGCAGCGGTTCGAGGGCGCCGACAAGTTCGAGCAGAACGCCTTCTCCAAGGAAGGCAAGCTGGCCATCCTGTCCAAGCTGGTCGAGGCCGAAGGCTTCGAACGCTTCCTGCACAAGCGCTTCCCCGGCACCAAGCGCTTTGGCCTGGACGGCGGCGAGGCCATGGTCCCGGCGCTGGAGCAGGTCATCAAGCGCGGCGGTTCGCTGGGCGTCGACGAGGTCGTGCTCGGCATGGCCCACCGCGGCCGCCTGAACGTGCTCGCCGCCGTGATGGGCAAGCCCTATAAGGTCATCTTCCACGAGTTCCAGGGCGGCTCGGCCGTGCCGAGCGACATCGAAGGCTCGGGCGACGTCAAATATCACATGGGCGCCTCGTCGAACCGCGAGTTCGACGGCAACCACGTCCACCTGTCGCTGACCGCCAACCCGTCGCACCTTGAAATCGTCAACCCGGTCGTGCTGGGCAAGGCGCGCGCCAAACAGGCGTTCGACATTCGCGAGGCCAACGAGGGCGTGCCGGAAGGGCAGTGGGCTCTGGACCGCTCCAAGGTCGTGCCCCTGCTGATCCACGGCGACGCCGCCTTTGCCGGCCAGGGCGTGGTCGCGGAGTGTTTCGCCCTGATGGGGCTGAAGGGTTACCGCACCGGCGGCACGCTGCACTTCGTCATCAACAACCAGATCGGCTTCACCACCAGCCCGCGCAACTCGCGCTCGTCGCCCTATCCGTCGGATGTGGCCCTGATGGTCCAGGCGCCGATCTTCCACGTCAACGGCGACGACCCCGAGGCGGTCGTCTTCGCGTCCAAGGTGGCCACCGAATACCGCCAGAAGTTCCACAAGGACGTGGTGGTGGACATGTTCTGCTACCGCCGCTTCGGCCACAACGAAGGCGACGACCCCACCTTCACCCAGCCGCTGATGTATTCGAAGATCCGCGCCCAGCCCTCGACCCGCGAACTGTATTCGCAGCGTCTGGTGGCCGAAGGCGTGATCAGCCAGGCCGAGGTGGACGCCGAGGTCGAGCGGTTCGAGAAATTCCTCGACGAGCAGTTCGAGGCCGGCAAGACCTGGTCCGCCGAGAAGGCCGATTGGCTGGACGGCCAGTGGCAGGGCTTCCAGTCGCCCAAGGACGAACTGCGCGGCGACACCGCCGTGCCGCTGGCCAAGCTGACCGACCTGGGCCACCGCCTGACCACGATCCCCAACAGCGTCGACATGCACAAGACGCTGAAGCGCGTCATCGACGGCCGCCGCGAAGCCATCACCTCGGGTCAGGGCCTGGACTGGGCCACGGCCGAGAGCCTGGCGTTCGCCTCGCTGGTCGATGAAGGTTTCCCGATCCGTCTGTCGGGTCAGGATTCGGTGCGCGGCACCTTCTCGCAGCGTCACTCGGGCATCATCGATCAGACGACCGAAGAGCGCTACATCCCGCTCAACAACCTGCGCGAAGGCCAGGCCAATTTCGAAGTCATCGACTCGGCCCTGTCCGAAGAGGCGGTGCTGGGCTTCGAGTACGGCTACTCACTGGCCGACCCCAATACGCTGGTCATGTGGGAGGCCCAGTTCGGCGACTTCGTGAACGGCGCCCAGGTGGTGATCGACCAGTTCATCAGCTCTGGCGAACGCAAGTGGCTGCGCATGAGCGGCCTGACCATGCTGCTGCCGCACGGCTATGAAGGCCAGGGGCCGGAACACTCCTCGGCCCGTCTGGAGCGCTTCCTGCAGGCCTGCGCCGAAGACAATATGCAGGTCGCCAACTGCACCACCCCGGCCAACTACTTCCACATCCTGCGTCGCCAGATGCACCGGCCGTTCCGCAAGCCGCTGATCCTGATGACGCCCAAGTCGCTGCTGCGTCACAAGAAGGCGGTATCCAGCCTGGCCGATCTGGCCGAAGGCTCGTCCTTCCACCGCGTCCTGCACGACGACGCCCAGACGCGGCCCGAGATCGCCGGCATCACGATCAAGGCGGACAAGGACATCCGCCGCGTCATCCTGTGTTCCGGCAAGGTCTATTACGACCTGCTGGACGCGCGCGAGAAGAAGGCCAAGGACGGCCAGGCGGTGGACGACGTCTACATCCTGCGTCTGGAGCAGTTCTATCCGTGGCCGATCCAGTCGCTGCGCAAGGAACTGGCCCGCTTCCCCAACGCCGAACTGGTCTGGTGCCAGGAAGAGCCGAAGAACATGGGCGGCTGGACCTTCGTGGATCCGTGGCTGGAGCTGACGCTGGACAAGCTGGACGTGAAGGCCAAGCGCGCCCGCTACGTCGGCCGTCCCGGCTCGGCCTCGACCGCCGCCGGTCTGATGAGCCGGCACCTGAAGGAACTCGAAGCCTTCACGACCGAAGCCTTCGCCTGA
- the sucC gene encoding ADP-forming succinate--CoA ligase subunit beta — MNIHEYQAKQVLKGFGAPVAEGVAVTSVDQVEAAAKSLPGPLYVVKSQIHAGGRGKGKFKELPADAKGGVRLAFSVEEAVAHAKEMLGNTLVTAQTGDAGKQVNRLYIEDGADIERELYCSLLVDRAYGRIAFVVSTEGGMDIETVAHDTPEKIQNIVIDPSAGVTDADVAAITAAYGLTGAAAEDAKSLFPALYKAFVEKDMDMLEVNPLIVMKDGHLRVLDAKVSFDGNALFRHDDIKELRDETEEDAKEIEASKWDLAYVSLDGNIGCMVNGAGLAMATMDIIKLYGKEPANFCDVGGGAGKEKVAAAFKIITADPNVQGILVNIFGGIMKCDVIAEGVVAAVKEVGLKVPLVVRLEGTNAELGKKILNESGLTIQAADDLDDAAQKIVAAVG, encoded by the coding sequence ATGAACATTCACGAATATCAGGCCAAGCAGGTCCTCAAAGGCTTCGGCGCACCCGTCGCCGAAGGCGTCGCGGTGACGTCGGTCGATCAGGTCGAGGCGGCCGCCAAGTCGCTGCCCGGTCCGCTCTATGTCGTGAAGTCGCAGATCCACGCCGGCGGCCGCGGCAAGGGCAAGTTCAAGGAACTGCCGGCCGACGCCAAGGGCGGCGTTCGCCTGGCCTTCTCGGTCGAGGAAGCCGTCGCTCACGCCAAGGAAATGCTGGGCAACACCCTGGTCACCGCCCAGACGGGCGACGCCGGCAAACAGGTCAACCGCCTCTACATCGAGGACGGCGCCGACATCGAGCGTGAACTGTACTGCTCGCTGCTGGTCGATCGCGCCTATGGCCGAATCGCCTTCGTCGTTTCGACCGAAGGCGGCATGGACATCGAAACCGTCGCCCACGACACGCCCGAGAAGATCCAGAACATCGTCATCGACCCGAGCGCGGGCGTGACCGACGCCGACGTCGCCGCCATCACCGCCGCCTACGGCCTGACGGGCGCCGCGGCCGAAGACGCCAAGTCGCTGTTCCCCGCCCTGTACAAGGCCTTCGTCGAGAAGGACATGGACATGCTGGAGGTGAACCCCCTGATCGTGATGAAGGACGGCCATCTGCGTGTTCTGGACGCCAAGGTCAGCTTCGACGGCAACGCCCTGTTCCGCCACGACGACATCAAGGAACTCCGCGACGAAACCGAAGAAGACGCCAAGGAGATCGAAGCGTCCAAGTGGGACCTCGCCTACGTCTCGCTGGACGGCAACATCGGCTGCATGGTCAACGGCGCCGGTCTGGCCATGGCGACGATGGACATCATCAAGCTGTACGGCAAGGAGCCGGCCAACTTCTGCGACGTCGGCGGCGGCGCCGGCAAGGAGAAGGTCGCGGCGGCCTTCAAGATCATCACCGCCGACCCGAACGTCCAGGGCATCCTGGTCAACATCTTCGGCGGCATCATGAAGTGCGACGTCATCGCCGAGGGCGTGGTCGCGGCCGTGAAGGAAGTGGGCCTGAAGGTGCCGCTGGTGGTGCGTCTGGAAGGCACCAACGCCGAGCTGGGCAAGAAAATCCTGAACGAGTCGGGCCTGACCATCCAGGCCGCCGACGACCTCGACGACGCCGCCCAGAAGATCGTCGCGGCGGTCGGCTGA
- the odhB gene encoding 2-oxoglutarate dehydrogenase complex dihydrolipoyllysine-residue succinyltransferase — MADILTPALGESVTEATIAKWTKKVGDPVKKDELLVELETDKVSLEVVSPADGVLGDIKAAEGDNVVPGTVLGSVTEGASAGAAPAAAPAAAPAKAAKPDAKAAPAAAAPAAAAAIDITVPVMGESVAEGSMGKWVKKNGDTVKKDELLVEIETDKVAVEVSAPADGVLTIAADEGATVTPGQKIGSISGSGDASAPAAAAPVPAGDPANTGSAQVSGTRNETLSPAVQRVVGENDLDPKAINATGPKGNITKADAIAAIGQASAPAPAAAAAPAAPRADQPREERVKMTRLRQTIARRLKESQNTAAQLTTFNEVDMTNVMALRAQYKDVFEKRHGVKLGFMSFFTKAVVAALHEIPAVNAEIDGTDIIYKNHYDIGVAVGTDKGLVVPVLRDADALSLAGIEKGIGALGKAARDGSLTMDQMQGGTFTITNGGTYGSLMSTPILNAPQSGILGMHNIVQRPMAINGEVKIRPMMYLALSYDHRIVDGKEAVTFLVRVKELLEDPARALLDL; from the coding sequence ATGGCCGACATCCTGACCCCCGCCCTCGGTGAATCCGTCACCGAAGCCACCATCGCAAAGTGGACCAAGAAGGTCGGTGATCCGGTCAAGAAGGACGAACTGCTGGTCGAGCTGGAGACCGACAAGGTTTCGCTGGAAGTCGTCTCGCCCGCCGACGGCGTGCTGGGCGACATCAAGGCGGCCGAGGGCGACAACGTCGTTCCCGGCACGGTCCTGGGTTCGGTGACGGAAGGCGCATCCGCCGGCGCCGCTCCGGCCGCTGCGCCCGCCGCTGCCCCGGCCAAGGCCGCCAAGCCTGACGCCAAGGCCGCGCCGGCCGCCGCTGCTCCGGCCGCCGCCGCCGCGATTGACATCACCGTGCCGGTCATGGGTGAGAGCGTCGCCGAAGGCTCGATGGGCAAGTGGGTCAAGAAGAACGGCGACACGGTCAAGAAGGACGAACTTCTGGTCGAGATCGAGACCGACAAGGTCGCGGTCGAAGTCTCCGCCCCGGCTGACGGCGTTCTGACCATCGCCGCCGACGAAGGCGCGACCGTCACGCCGGGTCAGAAGATCGGCTCCATCTCGGGTTCTGGCGATGCGAGCGCGCCGGCCGCAGCCGCTCCGGTGCCCGCCGGCGACCCGGCCAACACCGGCTCGGCTCAGGTTTCGGGCACCAGGAACGAAACCCTGTCGCCCGCCGTCCAGCGCGTGGTCGGCGAGAACGATCTGGATCCCAAGGCCATCAACGCCACGGGGCCGAAGGGCAACATCACCAAGGCCGACGCCATCGCCGCCATCGGCCAGGCCTCGGCTCCAGCCCCTGCCGCCGCCGCTGCGCCCGCCGCGCCGCGCGCCGACCAGCCGCGTGAAGAGCGGGTGAAGATGACGCGCCTGCGTCAGACCATCGCCCGTCGCCTGAAGGAATCGCAGAACACGGCCGCCCAGCTGACCACCTTCAATGAGGTGGACATGACCAACGTCATGGCCCTGCGCGCCCAGTACAAGGACGTGTTCGAAAAGCGCCACGGCGTGAAGCTGGGCTTCATGTCCTTCTTCACCAAGGCCGTCGTCGCGGCCCTGCATGAGATCCCGGCCGTCAACGCCGAGATCGACGGCACGGACATCATCTACAAGAACCACTACGACATCGGCGTCGCCGTCGGCACCGACAAGGGTCTGGTGGTGCCCGTGCTCCGCGACGCGGATGCCCTGTCGCTCGCCGGCATCGAAAAGGGCATCGGCGCCCTGGGCAAGGCCGCGCGTGACGGCTCGCTGACCATGGATCAGATGCAAGGCGGCACCTTCACCATCACCAACGGCGGCACCTATGGCTCGCTGATGTCGACGCCGATCCTGAATGCGCCGCAGTCGGGCATCCTGGGCATGCACAACATCGTCCAGCGCCCGATGGCCATCAACGGCGAGGTCAAGATCCGCCCGATGATGTATCTGGCCCTCAGCTACGATCACCGCATCGTCGACGGCAAGGAAGCCGTAACCTTCCTAGTCCGGGTCAAGGAACTGCTGGAAGATCCGGCGCGGGCTCTGCTGGACCTCTGA
- a CDS encoding response regulator, translated as MFDRPPPLQPNAAEVAESVDRLCRLYDTRLVETGGELSPEDARELRAMAAIYDLDTDRPSTEVWRDLRAVVTRQAPLDATAPAEVEALTLLVVEDDPDAAASLTELLTEAGHNVVGPFHSAAAAEAAAALHSIDAALLDINLSGEMTGVELARALTDRWAVRVIFISGDVAAAAKNADMAEALVLKPYNGAQILEAVARLA; from the coding sequence ATGTTCGATCGCCCGCCCCCGTTGCAGCCGAACGCCGCCGAGGTTGCCGAAAGCGTCGATCGTCTGTGCCGGCTGTACGACACCCGTCTGGTCGAGACCGGCGGCGAGCTGTCGCCCGAGGACGCGCGCGAACTGAGGGCCATGGCCGCCATCTACGATCTGGACACCGACCGTCCCTCGACCGAGGTCTGGCGCGACCTTCGCGCCGTGGTCACGCGCCAGGCGCCGCTTGACGCGACGGCGCCGGCCGAGGTCGAGGCCCTGACCCTGCTGGTGGTCGAGGACGATCCCGACGCCGCCGCCTCGCTGACCGAACTGCTGACCGAGGCAGGCCACAACGTCGTCGGCCCGTTCCATAGCGCCGCCGCCGCCGAGGCCGCCGCTGCGCTGCACAGCATCGATGCGGCCCTGCTGGACATCAACCTGTCCGGCGAGATGACCGGGGTGGAACTGGCCCGCGCCCTGACCGACCGTTGGGCCGTGCGGGTCATCTTCATCTCCGGCGATGTCGCCGCCGCCGCGAAGAATGCGGACATGGCCGAGGCCCTGGTGCTGAAACCCTACAATGGCGCGCAGATTCTGGAGGCGGTGGCGCGCCTCGCCTGA